The Phaeocystidibacter marisrubri genomic interval ATCAGTACGATAACCTCTCCAACCGAGAGGCACATTACGAATCTACGGGACCTGAGATCTGGGATCAGACCGATGGCAAAATCACCCACTTTGTTGTAGGTGTAGGTACGGGAGGCACCATCTCTGGTGTAGCAAAGTACTTGAAAGAACAAAATCCGAATGTGAAGATTTGGGGAGTAGATAGCTACGGCTCAGTCTTTAAGAAGTACCACGAAACGGGTGAATTTGACGAGAAAGAAATCTACTCGTACATCACAGAAGGTATTGGTGAAGACATCCTTCCCAAGAATGTGGATTTCGATTTGATTGATCACTTTGAGAAAGTAACCGACCGGGACGGTGCATTGACCACCCGCGAATTGGCGAAGAAAGAGGGTCTGCTTCTTGGATGGTCGGCAGGATCTGCCTTCCAAGCCATTCGTCAGATGAAGCACGAACTCGACGAGAACAGTGTAGTGGTGGTTCTCTTCCACGATCACGGTTCGCGTTACGTAGGAAAGATTTTCAACGATGACTGGATGGAAGAACGCGGCTTCTTGAACCACAAAAACAAGATGGCGAAGGATTTGGTTGATAAGCACCGCCACCTTCCCCTACTTACCGTGAATTCCTTTGAACCATTGGATCACGCCATTCAACTAATGCGAAAACATCAAGTGTCTCAACTTCCAGTAAAAGAAGGAGGACAATTTGTTGGATCCTTGAACGACACCAAAGTTCTTCAGGCCATTCTGGACAATCCTGAGAACAAAGACAAGCCAATTAGTGCTGTAATGGATGCTCCATTCCCTATCGTACAACCGACAGATGAGATTCGTTCCGTTGCAGCCAAACTCGATAAAAACACTGGAGCAGCCCTCGTGAAATTTGGAGAAGATGAATACCACATCCTCTCTCGCCACGATTTGGTTGCTGCATTGAGCTAATCCATGAATCTCACAGATCAATTCGGAAGAAATGTGGAGGTACCAAAGGATCCTCAGAGGATTATCAGTTTGGTACCTTCACAAACCGAATTACTTGCTGATTTACACCTCGACTCACG includes:
- a CDS encoding pyridoxal-phosphate dependent enzyme, with product MKIYDNILETIGNTPMVRLNKIAEDIPGTVLAKVEYFNPGHSVKDRMALKMIEDAEARGELKPGGTIIECTSGNTGMGLALAAVVKGYKLICTMSDKQSKEKMDILRAMGAEIYVCPTNVAPEHPESYYSVATRLASEIPNSFYPYQYDNLSNREAHYESTGPEIWDQTDGKITHFVVGVGTGGTISGVAKYLKEQNPNVKIWGVDSYGSVFKKYHETGEFDEKEIYSYITEGIGEDILPKNVDFDLIDHFEKVTDRDGALTTRELAKKEGLLLGWSAGSAFQAIRQMKHELDENSVVVVLFHDHGSRYVGKIFNDDWMEERGFLNHKNKMAKDLVDKHRHLPLLTVNSFEPLDHAIQLMRKHQVSQLPVKEGGQFVGSLNDTKVLQAILDNPENKDKPISAVMDAPFPIVQPTDEIRSVAAKLDKNTGAALVKFGEDEYHILSRHDLVAALS